From Pseudopipra pipra isolate bDixPip1 chromosome 9, bDixPip1.hap1, whole genome shotgun sequence, a single genomic window includes:
- the GTF2B gene encoding transcription initiation factor IIB isoform X1 — translation MCRVTQGAHTSQQVCVSARVRPSLCMACLPRASVSHSRAARHPRVLQQEGPGSSREGICAVAKQNSCSRRCNLDVLPRVTCPNHPDSILVEDYRAGDMICSECGLVVGDRVIDVGSEWRTFSNDKATKDPSRVGDTQNPLLSDGDLSTMIGKGTGAASFDEFGNSKYQNRRTMSSSDRAMMNAFKEITNMADRINLPRNIVDRTNNLFKQVYEQKSLKGRSNDAIASACLYIACRQEGVPRTFKEICAVSRISKKEIGRCFKLILKALETSVDLITTGDFMSRFCSNLGLPKQVQMAATHIARKAVELDLVPGRSPISVAAAAIYMASQASSEKRTQKEIGDIAGVADVTIRQSYRLIYPRAPDLFPADFKFDTPVDKLPQL, via the exons ATGTGCAGGGTAACACAGGGAGCCCACACAAGCCAGCaggtgtgtgtgtctgctcgAGTCAGGCCGAGTCTGTGCATGGCCTGTTTGCCGAGGGCTTCCGTGAGTCACAGCCGGGCTGCCCGACACCCGCGGGTCCTGCAGCAAGAAGGGCCAGGTTCTTCTCGTGAGGGAATCTGCGCAGTGGCAAAGCAGAACAGCTGTAGCAGGAGATGCAA tttggATGTACTTCCGCGGGTGACTTGCCCAAATCATCCGGATTCCATTTTAGTGGAGGATTACAGAGCTGGTGATATGATTTGTTCTGAGTGTGGGCTAGTAGTAG GTGACCGGGTCATAGATGTAGGGTCAGAGTGGAGAACTTTCAGCAATGACAAAGCAACAAAAGATCCATCTCGAGTTGGGGATACCCAGAATCCTCTGTTGAGTGATGGCGACTTGAGTACAATGATTGGCAAG GGCACAGGTGCAGCAAGTTTCGATGAATTTGGGAATTCAAAGTACCAAAATCGCAGAACTATGAGCAGCTCTGATCGTGCGATGATGaatgcttttaaagaaattacGAACATGGCAGACAGAATCAACCTCCCTAGAAATATAGTT GATCgaacaaataatttattcaagCAAGTGTATGAGCAAAAGAGCCTGAAGGGAAGGAGTAATGATGCCATTGCTTCTGCTTGTCTCTACATAGCCTGTAGGCAAGAGGGCGTTCCAAGAACATTTAAAG AAATATGTGCAGTGTCCAGGATTTCAAAGAAGGAGATAGGTCGGTGTTTTAAACTTATTTTGAAAGCTCTTGAAACCAGTGTTGATTTGATTACAACTGGAGACTTCATGTCACGATTCTGTTCCAATCTGGGGCTTCCCAAACAAGTACAAATGGCAGCAACGCACATTGCCCGTAAAGCTGTGGAATTAGATTTGGTTCCTGGGAGAAGCCCTATCTCTGTAGCAGCTGCAGCTATTTACATGGCATCACAAGCTTCTTCAGAGAAAAGGACACAAAAAG AAATTGGTGATATTGCTGGTGTGGCTGATGTTACAATTAGACAGTCATACAGGCTGATCTATCCTCGAGCTCCAGATCTCTTCCCAGCAGACTTCAAATTTGATACCCCAGTAGACAAACTACCACAGCTGTGA
- the GTF2B gene encoding transcription initiation factor IIB isoform X2, whose translation MASTSRLDVLPRVTCPNHPDSILVEDYRAGDMICSECGLVVGDRVIDVGSEWRTFSNDKATKDPSRVGDTQNPLLSDGDLSTMIGKGTGAASFDEFGNSKYQNRRTMSSSDRAMMNAFKEITNMADRINLPRNIVDRTNNLFKQVYEQKSLKGRSNDAIASACLYIACRQEGVPRTFKEICAVSRISKKEIGRCFKLILKALETSVDLITTGDFMSRFCSNLGLPKQVQMAATHIARKAVELDLVPGRSPISVAAAAIYMASQASSEKRTQKEIGDIAGVADVTIRQSYRLIYPRAPDLFPADFKFDTPVDKLPQL comes from the exons ATGGCGTCCACCAGCCG tttggATGTACTTCCGCGGGTGACTTGCCCAAATCATCCGGATTCCATTTTAGTGGAGGATTACAGAGCTGGTGATATGATTTGTTCTGAGTGTGGGCTAGTAGTAG GTGACCGGGTCATAGATGTAGGGTCAGAGTGGAGAACTTTCAGCAATGACAAAGCAACAAAAGATCCATCTCGAGTTGGGGATACCCAGAATCCTCTGTTGAGTGATGGCGACTTGAGTACAATGATTGGCAAG GGCACAGGTGCAGCAAGTTTCGATGAATTTGGGAATTCAAAGTACCAAAATCGCAGAACTATGAGCAGCTCTGATCGTGCGATGATGaatgcttttaaagaaattacGAACATGGCAGACAGAATCAACCTCCCTAGAAATATAGTT GATCgaacaaataatttattcaagCAAGTGTATGAGCAAAAGAGCCTGAAGGGAAGGAGTAATGATGCCATTGCTTCTGCTTGTCTCTACATAGCCTGTAGGCAAGAGGGCGTTCCAAGAACATTTAAAG AAATATGTGCAGTGTCCAGGATTTCAAAGAAGGAGATAGGTCGGTGTTTTAAACTTATTTTGAAAGCTCTTGAAACCAGTGTTGATTTGATTACAACTGGAGACTTCATGTCACGATTCTGTTCCAATCTGGGGCTTCCCAAACAAGTACAAATGGCAGCAACGCACATTGCCCGTAAAGCTGTGGAATTAGATTTGGTTCCTGGGAGAAGCCCTATCTCTGTAGCAGCTGCAGCTATTTACATGGCATCACAAGCTTCTTCAGAGAAAAGGACACAAAAAG AAATTGGTGATATTGCTGGTGTGGCTGATGTTACAATTAGACAGTCATACAGGCTGATCTATCCTCGAGCTCCAGATCTCTTCCCAGCAGACTTCAAATTTGATACCCCAGTAGACAAACTACCACAGCTGTGA
- the GTF2B gene encoding transcription initiation factor IIB isoform X3, whose translation MICSECGLVVGDRVIDVGSEWRTFSNDKATKDPSRVGDTQNPLLSDGDLSTMIGKGTGAASFDEFGNSKYQNRRTMSSSDRAMMNAFKEITNMADRINLPRNIVDRTNNLFKQVYEQKSLKGRSNDAIASACLYIACRQEGVPRTFKEICAVSRISKKEIGRCFKLILKALETSVDLITTGDFMSRFCSNLGLPKQVQMAATHIARKAVELDLVPGRSPISVAAAAIYMASQASSEKRTQKEIGDIAGVADVTIRQSYRLIYPRAPDLFPADFKFDTPVDKLPQL comes from the exons ATGATTTGTTCTGAGTGTGGGCTAGTAGTAG GTGACCGGGTCATAGATGTAGGGTCAGAGTGGAGAACTTTCAGCAATGACAAAGCAACAAAAGATCCATCTCGAGTTGGGGATACCCAGAATCCTCTGTTGAGTGATGGCGACTTGAGTACAATGATTGGCAAG GGCACAGGTGCAGCAAGTTTCGATGAATTTGGGAATTCAAAGTACCAAAATCGCAGAACTATGAGCAGCTCTGATCGTGCGATGATGaatgcttttaaagaaattacGAACATGGCAGACAGAATCAACCTCCCTAGAAATATAGTT GATCgaacaaataatttattcaagCAAGTGTATGAGCAAAAGAGCCTGAAGGGAAGGAGTAATGATGCCATTGCTTCTGCTTGTCTCTACATAGCCTGTAGGCAAGAGGGCGTTCCAAGAACATTTAAAG AAATATGTGCAGTGTCCAGGATTTCAAAGAAGGAGATAGGTCGGTGTTTTAAACTTATTTTGAAAGCTCTTGAAACCAGTGTTGATTTGATTACAACTGGAGACTTCATGTCACGATTCTGTTCCAATCTGGGGCTTCCCAAACAAGTACAAATGGCAGCAACGCACATTGCCCGTAAAGCTGTGGAATTAGATTTGGTTCCTGGGAGAAGCCCTATCTCTGTAGCAGCTGCAGCTATTTACATGGCATCACAAGCTTCTTCAGAGAAAAGGACACAAAAAG AAATTGGTGATATTGCTGGTGTGGCTGATGTTACAATTAGACAGTCATACAGGCTGATCTATCCTCGAGCTCCAGATCTCTTCCCAGCAGACTTCAAATTTGATACCCCAGTAGACAAACTACCACAGCTGTGA